Proteins from a genomic interval of Phenylobacterium sp. LH3H17:
- a CDS encoding TonB-dependent receptor produces the protein MTTIEELVVTAEKREQSLQDVPVAVSAYTSEARDLVGINSVQDMTNFTPGLTYNNSGDRITLRGIGRISNVQSADGAVAIYSDGIYESTTFQASKPPMFVDRVEVLRGPQGTLYGRNSIGGAINVISKRPTEEFEAEIRATVANYDYTLFQGTVSGPLSDSLRIRLNAGWEKQRDGWYDNIVPGMPDEGNVIDQNYTELQLDMDFGENLEGWFKITRYEWNNGGGGLGGRAAYTPSPFNTTQEAPSIFFLNQGYAFSGQVGGVVNPSGTSVNPAINDPRKFATNTPSTVSVDDTFFVATEFTYHMESMDLRYIGGGAKYHYTLIADNDNGPVNQYTIPLTGTGACSTFLVSIGVCTPLTIFPKAVTDYQEDKRWFSHELNLTSTHDGDFQWLGGAYFYYEHYKQPVSVQLPNQPQFATPVNGPRNLQRYWYDTRPEFKDRSYAVFGQVDWQFTETLKVTAGLRYSHDHKFGQEEARLVCFALAACGTSPQLLGSFTPAVDITAAAVGTGRRPDGTLLPGVAVATVIDPVSGLAKRILDASWQATTGTIGVDWKPNDDILAYAKFSRGYKAGGFNSGIVAPVVTNPFTDKESNNAFELGLKWNFARTFQANISAFYYDYENFQAPVTIVNNTGSVGTAQTLFYNIPKAISKGFEIEAVWTPIDNLRLLATYAYNDAYIDEASGIVDSTDPTAAAPGARPSGPPSPTTDIYTGRKEQGQDLAGNSLPQAPKNKLALNALYSWEFSPGTLMASASYIYRDKMYGSIFTRSYNESPSWDQVDLRLTWTDADDRYTIIAYGKNIFDDLGYYEGSTSTRRAGINPAVGPVVLGINTTYGLTPPRTFGVEVQYRF, from the coding sequence GTGACGACTATCGAGGAACTGGTCGTCACGGCCGAGAAGCGCGAACAAAGCCTTCAGGACGTACCGGTCGCAGTCTCCGCCTACACCTCCGAAGCGCGTGACCTGGTGGGGATCAATTCCGTCCAGGACATGACCAACTTCACGCCTGGGTTGACGTACAACAACTCCGGGGACCGCATCACGCTGCGCGGCATCGGCCGTATTTCCAATGTGCAGTCGGCCGACGGCGCGGTGGCCATCTATTCGGACGGCATCTACGAGTCGACGACGTTCCAGGCCAGCAAGCCGCCGATGTTCGTCGATCGGGTGGAAGTCCTTCGCGGCCCGCAAGGCACCCTGTACGGACGCAACTCCATCGGCGGCGCGATCAACGTCATATCCAAGCGCCCGACCGAGGAATTCGAGGCCGAGATCCGCGCCACGGTCGCCAATTACGACTACACCCTCTTCCAGGGCACGGTGTCGGGGCCGCTGTCGGACAGCCTGCGCATCCGCCTCAACGCCGGTTGGGAAAAGCAGCGCGACGGCTGGTACGACAACATCGTCCCGGGGATGCCCGACGAGGGCAACGTCATCGACCAGAACTATACCGAGCTCCAGCTCGACATGGACTTCGGGGAGAACCTCGAGGGCTGGTTCAAGATCACCCGCTACGAGTGGAACAACGGCGGCGGTGGTCTGGGCGGTCGCGCCGCCTATACGCCATCGCCCTTCAACACCACCCAGGAAGCGCCATCGATCTTCTTCCTGAACCAGGGCTACGCGTTCAGCGGCCAGGTGGGCGGCGTGGTCAACCCGTCCGGGACCTCGGTCAATCCAGCGATCAACGATCCGCGCAAGTTCGCCACCAACACGCCCTCGACGGTGAGCGTCGATGACACCTTCTTCGTGGCGACGGAATTCACCTACCACATGGAGAGCATGGACCTGCGCTACATCGGCGGCGGGGCGAAGTACCACTACACCCTGATCGCCGACAACGATAACGGGCCGGTCAACCAGTACACGATCCCGCTGACCGGGACCGGCGCGTGCTCGACCTTCCTGGTCTCGATCGGCGTCTGCACGCCGCTGACCATCTTCCCCAAGGCGGTCACCGACTATCAGGAAGACAAGCGCTGGTTCAGCCACGAACTGAATCTGACCTCGACCCACGACGGCGACTTCCAATGGCTGGGCGGCGCCTACTTCTACTACGAGCATTATAAGCAGCCGGTCTCGGTGCAGCTTCCCAACCAGCCCCAGTTCGCCACCCCGGTGAACGGGCCACGCAATCTGCAGCGCTACTGGTACGACACCCGTCCGGAGTTCAAGGACCGCTCCTATGCGGTCTTCGGCCAGGTCGACTGGCAGTTCACCGAAACCCTGAAGGTGACCGCCGGCCTGCGCTATTCGCACGACCACAAGTTCGGCCAGGAAGAGGCGCGGCTGGTCTGCTTCGCCCTCGCCGCCTGCGGGACCTCGCCGCAACTCCTGGGCAGCTTCACTCCGGCCGTCGACATCACCGCCGCGGCCGTCGGTACGGGCCGCCGGCCCGACGGCACCCTGCTGCCCGGTGTGGCCGTCGCCACGGTCATCGATCCGGTCAGCGGCCTGGCCAAGCGGATCCTGGACGCCTCCTGGCAGGCGACCACCGGCACCATCGGCGTCGACTGGAAGCCTAACGACGACATCCTGGCCTACGCCAAGTTCAGCCGCGGCTACAAGGCAGGCGGCTTCAACTCCGGCATCGTCGCCCCCGTGGTGACCAACCCCTTCACCGACAAGGAAAGCAACAACGCCTTCGAGCTCGGCCTGAAGTGGAACTTCGCGCGCACCTTCCAGGCCAACATCTCGGCCTTCTATTACGACTACGAGAACTTCCAGGCGCCGGTGACCATCGTCAACAACACCGGCTCGGTCGGCACCGCCCAGACCCTGTTCTACAATATCCCCAAGGCCATCTCGAAGGGCTTCGAGATCGAGGCGGTCTGGACTCCGATCGACAATCTTCGGCTGCTGGCCACCTACGCCTACAACGACGCCTATATCGACGAGGCCTCGGGCATCGTCGACTCCACCGACCCCACCGCCGCCGCCCCCGGCGCGCGCCCCAGCGGACCGCCCAGCCCGACGACCGACATCTATACGGGCCGCAAGGAACAGGGGCAGGACCTGGCCGGCAACTCCCTGCCGCAGGCGCCGAAGAACAAGCTGGCGCTGAACGCTCTCTATTCGTGGGAGTTCTCGCCCGGGACCCTGATGGCCTCGGCCAGCTACATCTACCGGGACAAGATGTACGGCTCGATCTTCACCCGCTCCTACAACGAGTCCCCATCCTGGGATCAGGTCGACCTGCGCCTGACCTGGACCGACGCCGATGACCGCTACACGATCATCGCCTACGGGAAGAACATCTTCGACGACCTGGGCTACTACGAGGGCTCCACCTCCACCCGTCGCGCCGGGATCAATCCCGCCGTCGGACCCGTGGTCCTAGGGATCAACACCACCTACGGCCTCACCCCGCCCCGCACCTTCGGGGTGGAGGTCCAGTACCGCTTCTAG
- a CDS encoding MFS transporter: MTATATIIDRPPLGFATKLLYAVGSVASAVKLRSLSTFLMIFYNQVVGLPPQMVTFVLMIALTFDAIVDPLIGQISDNFKSKLGRRHPFMYAAAVPFSVAFFLLWNPPVGWSDEALVGYLLACLLTLRFFDTFFELPHSALAPELAKDYHERTSLISMRMLFAVIGGLGMTVMAYQVFLKENPDGSGGVLARDGYFAYSVTAAILVFTAILVSTRGTQSQIPYLRAAPTRKITFKGMAKEVAHTLNNRAFVVATLTGMCIAVAAGTRGGLEIYFGLYFWELKQSQLALLTMINVAGATVGVLLAPQVAKRMGKKYGAITMFASALLVGISPVVARLAGIMPPNGTDLLFTVLVVETFINTALAAATGVMLVSLVADVIEDAEVKTGRRSEGLLLSADNLFKKIVSGVGVFVSGAILAFINFPENAKRGAVDPEIIHNMGLIYIPTVGLLYGLGIVCLFAFNIDRAKHEDNLRRLRETAEQAGVLEEAASSTSVAGGISPLGSKA; this comes from the coding sequence ATGACCGCGACGGCGACAATCATCGACCGCCCGCCACTCGGCTTCGCCACCAAGCTGCTCTACGCCGTCGGATCGGTCGCCAGCGCCGTGAAGCTTCGCAGCCTCTCTACCTTCCTGATGATCTTCTACAATCAGGTGGTGGGCTTGCCGCCTCAGATGGTCACCTTCGTGCTGATGATCGCGCTGACCTTCGACGCCATCGTCGATCCGCTGATCGGCCAGATCTCGGACAACTTCAAATCCAAGCTCGGCCGGCGTCACCCGTTCATGTACGCCGCCGCCGTCCCGTTCTCGGTGGCCTTCTTCCTGCTGTGGAATCCGCCGGTCGGCTGGTCGGACGAGGCCCTGGTCGGCTACCTGCTGGCCTGCCTGCTCACCCTGAGGTTTTTCGACACATTCTTCGAGCTTCCGCACAGCGCCTTGGCCCCCGAACTGGCCAAGGACTACCACGAGCGCACCAGCCTGATTTCCATGCGCATGCTGTTCGCCGTGATCGGGGGCCTGGGCATGACCGTCATGGCTTACCAGGTGTTCCTCAAGGAGAACCCGGACGGCTCGGGCGGCGTGCTCGCCCGCGATGGCTATTTCGCCTACTCGGTCACCGCGGCGATCCTGGTGTTCACCGCCATCCTGGTCTCGACCCGCGGCACCCAGAGCCAGATCCCCTACCTGCGCGCGGCGCCGACCCGGAAGATCACCTTCAAGGGCATGGCCAAGGAGGTGGCCCACACCCTCAACAACCGCGCCTTCGTCGTCGCCACTCTGACCGGCATGTGCATCGCCGTCGCCGCCGGCACGCGCGGCGGGCTGGAGATCTATTTCGGCCTCTATTTCTGGGAGCTGAAGCAAAGCCAGCTCGCCCTGCTGACCATGATCAATGTGGCCGGCGCCACCGTCGGGGTGCTGCTGGCCCCTCAGGTCGCCAAGCGGATGGGCAAGAAGTACGGCGCCATCACAATGTTCGCGAGCGCCCTCCTTGTCGGCATCTCGCCCGTCGTGGCCCGCCTGGCCGGCATCATGCCGCCCAATGGCACGGACCTGCTGTTCACCGTTCTGGTGGTCGAGACCTTCATCAACACGGCGCTGGCCGCCGCCACGGGGGTGATGCTGGTCTCTCTGGTCGCCGACGTGATCGAGGACGCCGAGGTCAAGACCGGACGCCGGTCGGAAGGCCTGCTGCTCTCGGCCGACAACCTGTTCAAGAAGATCGTCTCAGGTGTCGGGGTCTTCGTCTCCGGCGCCATCCTGGCCTTCATCAACTTCCCGGAAAACGCCAAGCGCGGGGCCGTCGACCCCGAGATCATCCACAATATGGGCCTGATCTATATTCCCACGGTGGGCCTGCTCTACGGCCTGGGGATCGTCTGCCTGTTCGCCTTCAATATCGACCGGGCCAAGCACGAGGACAATCTGCGCCGCCTGCGCGAAACCGCCGAACAGGCAGGGGTGCTCGAGGAGGCCGCCTCGTCGACCAGCGTCGCAGGCGGCATCTCGCCCCTGGGCTCCAAAGCCTAA
- a CDS encoding MFS transporter has translation MTDAFAGLPPRPPIGLRTKVLYGLGASANIIKQRGITTFLLLFYNQVVGLPPAMVSTAIMIALIFDAFVDPTIGQISDNTRSRWGRRHPFMYAAALPVAIAFYLIWNPPVGWEQEALFGYMLVCLLTIRLFDTFFELPSSALLAELTADYNERTSMIAIRSFCGVTGGLVMQLLVYQVFLKENADGTGGLLEREGWQLYSIVAAITIFTIILISSAGTHHQIPYLRKPPTRKITIGAMLREVAATLNNRSFVVLTISGMFMNVSLGLKTALELYFNLYFWGLTQGQLAIMTVTGVVASIIGVTLAPIISGKIGKRYAAISMFFGAVIALLLPIGLRILGVMPPNGTPLLFGILIIDFMANGIMAIMTGVMLQSMIADVVEDSEVKTGRRSEGLLFSADNLFKKIVSGVGVFVSGVLLTFVAFPQGAKPNEVDPELLRNLALIYLPTIGGFYAVAISCLFLYKIDKSVHEENLRKLAEGALETRTTDAQIEAGSPAATGPAGDLSPITPRP, from the coding sequence ATGACTGACGCATTCGCCGGCCTGCCGCCGCGCCCGCCCATCGGCCTCCGGACCAAGGTCCTCTACGGCCTGGGGGCAAGCGCCAACATCATCAAGCAGCGCGGGATCACCACCTTCCTGCTGCTGTTCTACAATCAGGTCGTGGGCCTGCCGCCGGCCATGGTGTCGACGGCGATCATGATCGCCCTGATCTTCGACGCCTTCGTCGACCCGACCATCGGCCAGATCTCGGACAACACCCGCTCCCGCTGGGGCCGGCGCCACCCGTTCATGTACGCCGCGGCCCTGCCTGTCGCGATCGCCTTCTACCTGATCTGGAATCCGCCGGTCGGCTGGGAGCAAGAAGCGCTGTTCGGCTACATGCTGGTCTGCCTGCTGACCATCCGGCTGTTCGACACCTTCTTCGAACTGCCGTCGTCGGCCCTGCTGGCGGAACTGACCGCCGACTACAACGAACGCACCAGCATGATCGCCATCCGCTCGTTCTGCGGCGTGACCGGCGGGCTGGTCATGCAGTTGCTGGTCTACCAGGTGTTCCTCAAGGAGAACGCCGACGGCACCGGCGGCCTTCTCGAACGCGAGGGCTGGCAGCTGTATTCCATCGTCGCCGCCATCACGATCTTCACCATCATCCTGATCTCCAGCGCCGGCACGCACCACCAGATCCCCTACTTGCGCAAGCCACCGACCCGGAAGATCACCATCGGCGCCATGCTGCGCGAGGTGGCCGCGACCTTGAACAACCGCTCCTTCGTGGTGCTGACCATCTCGGGCATGTTCATGAACGTGTCCCTGGGCCTCAAGACGGCGCTGGAGCTCTACTTCAACCTCTATTTCTGGGGCCTGACCCAGGGCCAGCTCGCGATCATGACCGTGACCGGCGTGGTCGCCAGCATCATCGGGGTGACGCTGGCGCCGATCATCTCGGGCAAGATCGGCAAGCGCTACGCCGCCATCAGCATGTTCTTCGGGGCGGTGATTGCCCTGCTGCTGCCCATCGGCCTGCGCATTCTGGGTGTCATGCCGCCGAACGGCACACCGCTGCTGTTCGGCATACTGATCATCGACTTCATGGCCAACGGGATCATGGCCATCATGACCGGGGTCATGCTGCAGTCCATGATCGCCGACGTGGTGGAGGACTCGGAGGTCAAGACCGGCCGCCGGTCCGAGGGCCTGCTGTTCTCGGCCGACAACCTGTTCAAGAAGATTGTCTCGGGCGTCGGGGTCTTCGTCTCGGGGGTGCTGCTGACCTTCGTGGCCTTCCCGCAGGGGGCCAAGCCGAACGAAGTCGATCCGGAGCTGCTGCGTAATCTGGCGCTCATCTACCTGCCGACCATCGGCGGGTTCTACGCCGTCGCGATCAGCTGCCTGTTCCTCTACAAGATCGACAAGTCGGTTCACGAGGAAAACCTGCGCAAGCTGGCGGAGGGCGCGCTGGAGACCCGCACCACCGACGCCCAGATCGAAGCCGGCTCGCCGGCCGCGACCGGCCCCGCCGGAGATCTGTCGCCCATAACCCCCAGGCCCTGA
- a CDS encoding MFS transporter, with translation MTDIAAGAATLVPAPAKLGVPTKMLYGFGSVAFGVASLGLSSSLLQPYLNRVIGLPALWVGTAIMLSLMLDAVIDPGIGRWSDKLRTRWGRRHPLMYASVPLVAMACLGFWNSPADWPLEATGFYLIGMLVLLRLCVSLYEVPSAALAPELTTDYHQRTSLFGYRYFFGVVGGLGMNVVLYQVFLSPAAGGVLNRDAYAHYGLLAAAVMAISILVSALGTHNQIPRLSKPAVRQISFREAVKEVVSTLSNRSLVVVMLSGLCSGIGTGMSYALSQYFYLELWGLSAAQISYLSVAGALASISAILIAGPASKALGKKNAMLVLFSAYWVTSLLPLTLKLAGVMPPNSSPAVFLFLLADGFIYTTLVVAGLIIVSSMIADVVEDAAVRTGVRSEGLLFAANGLLPKFTAGIGVFVAGLLLTLVAFPTGAAQGAVDPAIMLRLVSIYLPVIAVMNGLSVLVLVFYRIDQDTHEQNLATLKEAAADLEKAAEVAPDLIPPRA, from the coding sequence ATGACCGATATCGCCGCCGGCGCCGCGACTCTCGTTCCGGCCCCCGCCAAGCTGGGCGTCCCCACCAAGATGCTCTACGGCTTCGGCTCGGTGGCGTTCGGGGTCGCGAGCCTCGGCCTCTCGTCCTCCCTGCTGCAACCCTACCTGAACCGGGTCATCGGCCTGCCGGCCCTGTGGGTGGGAACGGCGATCATGCTGTCCCTGATGCTGGACGCGGTGATCGATCCCGGCATCGGCCGTTGGTCGGACAAGCTGCGCACCCGCTGGGGCCGGCGCCACCCGTTGATGTACGCCTCGGTCCCCCTGGTCGCCATGGCCTGCCTCGGTTTCTGGAACTCACCGGCCGACTGGCCGCTGGAGGCGACCGGATTCTATCTGATCGGCATGCTGGTGCTGCTGCGGCTCTGCGTCAGCCTGTACGAGGTGCCGAGCGCGGCGCTGGCCCCCGAACTGACCACCGACTACCACCAGCGCACCAGCCTGTTCGGCTACCGCTACTTCTTCGGCGTGGTCGGGGGCCTGGGCATGAACGTCGTGCTCTACCAGGTCTTCCTGAGCCCGGCGGCCGGCGGCGTCCTCAACCGCGACGCCTACGCCCACTACGGTCTGCTGGCGGCCGCGGTGATGGCGATTTCGATCCTGGTCTCGGCCCTCGGCACGCACAATCAGATCCCGCGCCTCAGCAAGCCGGCGGTGCGCCAGATCAGCTTCCGCGAGGCGGTGAAGGAGGTGGTGAGCACCCTCAGCAACCGTTCCCTGGTGGTGGTCATGCTGTCGGGCCTCTGCTCGGGCATCGGCACCGGGATGAGCTACGCGCTCAGCCAGTACTTCTATCTGGAGCTCTGGGGCCTTTCGGCCGCGCAGATCTCCTATCTGTCGGTGGCAGGCGCCCTCGCCTCGATCAGCGCGATCCTGATCGCCGGGCCGGCCTCGAAGGCGCTGGGCAAGAAGAACGCGATGCTGGTGCTGTTCTCCGCCTACTGGGTGACGTCGCTGCTGCCGCTGACCCTCAAGCTCGCGGGCGTGATGCCCCCCAACAGTTCGCCGGCCGTGTTCCTGTTCCTGCTGGCGGACGGCTTCATCTACACCACCCTGGTGGTGGCCGGCCTGATCATCGTTTCCTCGATGATCGCCGACGTGGTTGAGGACGCGGCGGTGAGGACCGGCGTGCGCTCCGAGGGCCTGCTGTTCGCCGCCAACGGCCTGCTGCCCAAGTTCACCGCCGGCATCGGGGTGTTCGTGGCCGGCCTGCTGCTGACCCTGGTGGCCTTTCCGACCGGCGCGGCGCAGGGCGCGGTGGATCCGGCGATCATGCTGCGGCTGGTCTCGATCTACCTGCCGGTCATCGCCGTCATGAACGGCCTGTCGGTCCTGGTGCTGGTCTTCTACCGCATCGATCAGGACACCCATGAGCAGAACCTGGCCACCCTGAAGGAAGCGGCCGCGGATCTCGAGAAGGCCGCGGAAGTCGCGCCCGACCTGATCCCGCCTCGCGCCTAG
- a CDS encoding MFS transporter, whose product MPPPAPTASGKLSIPTKLFYGFGSVAFGVKDQGFSYLLLIFYNQVVGLPSATVGLAIMVALLFDSLLDPIMGQVSDNWRSKWGRRHPFMYAAAIPVAVSYLLLWNPPNWSHEALFFYLIVVAVVIRSFITMYEIPSAALAPELTTDYDERTKVLSYRYFFGWFGGLTMTVLALQVFLKPDATHPVGQLNPAGYQVYALVASAIMFGAIMISAMGTHRHIAGFKTPPQRKLTLGQLAKEMFSTLTHRSFLVLMGAGLFNAMAQGLVLSLNLYFNTYFWELSAGQVAFLAAGNFVSAALAFALAAPLSKWMGKKPAAQLTKVLAFVISFVPISLRLLDVFPANGAPAVIPILFLQTIFSTAFSIISSILISSMIADVVEDSELRTGRRSEGLFFSAAAFVAKAVSGVGIFASSMILVFVAFPQGAKPGQVPVDVIRDLGVVYLIVLAALYGAAITCVSLYRITRAGHAETLSRLAAAAAKEGEGPAHVP is encoded by the coding sequence TTGCCCCCACCCGCCCCGACCGCGTCCGGCAAGCTCAGCATCCCCACCAAGCTGTTCTACGGCTTCGGCTCGGTGGCCTTCGGGGTGAAGGACCAGGGGTTCTCGTACCTGCTGCTGATCTTCTACAACCAGGTGGTCGGGTTGCCGTCGGCGACCGTGGGCCTGGCGATCATGGTCGCCCTGCTGTTCGACTCGCTGCTCGACCCGATCATGGGCCAGGTGTCGGACAACTGGCGCTCCAAGTGGGGCCGCCGCCATCCCTTCATGTACGCCGCCGCCATCCCGGTGGCGGTCTCCTACCTGCTGCTCTGGAACCCGCCCAACTGGTCGCACGAGGCGCTATTCTTCTACCTGATCGTGGTCGCTGTCGTGATCCGCAGCTTCATCACCATGTACGAGATCCCCTCCGCGGCCTTGGCGCCCGAGCTGACCACCGACTACGACGAGCGCACCAAGGTCCTCTCCTACCGCTATTTCTTCGGCTGGTTCGGCGGGCTGACCATGACGGTCCTGGCCCTGCAGGTCTTCCTCAAGCCGGACGCGACCCACCCGGTCGGCCAGCTCAATCCGGCGGGCTATCAGGTCTACGCCCTGGTCGCCTCGGCGATCATGTTCGGCGCGATCATGATCTCGGCCATGGGCACCCATCGACACATCGCCGGGTTCAAGACGCCGCCGCAACGCAAGCTGACCCTCGGCCAGCTGGCTAAGGAGATGTTCAGCACCCTCACCCACCGGTCGTTTCTGGTGCTCATGGGCGCCGGACTGTTCAACGCCATGGCCCAGGGCCTGGTCCTGTCGCTCAACCTCTACTTCAACACCTATTTCTGGGAACTGTCGGCGGGTCAGGTCGCCTTCCTCGCCGCGGGAAACTTCGTCTCCGCGGCGTTGGCCTTCGCCCTGGCCGCGCCCTTGTCCAAGTGGATGGGCAAGAAGCCCGCCGCCCAGCTCACCAAGGTGCTGGCCTTCGTGATCTCATTCGTTCCGATCAGCCTGCGGCTGCTGGACGTCTTCCCGGCCAACGGCGCGCCGGCAGTGATCCCGATCCTGTTCCTTCAGACCATCTTCTCGACGGCCTTCTCGATCATCTCGTCGATCCTGATCTCGTCGATGATCGCCGACGTGGTGGAGGACTCCGAACTGCGAACCGGGCGTCGGTCGGAGGGCCTGTTCTTCTCGGCCGCCGCCTTCGTGGCCAAGGCGGTCTCGGGCGTCGGCATCTTCGCCTCGAGCATGATCCTGGTCTTCGTCGCCTTTCCCCAGGGCGCCAAGCCCGGCCAGGTGCCGGTCGACGTCATCCGCGATCTGGGGGTGGTCTATCTGATCGTCCTGGCGGCGCTCTACGGCGCGGCGATCACCTGCGTCTCGCTCTACCGCATCACCCGCGCGGGCCACGCGGAAACCTTGAGCCGCCTGGCCGCGGCGGCGGCCAAGGAAGGAGAAGGCCCCGCCCACGTCCCGTGA
- a CDS encoding TadE/TadG family type IV pilus assembly protein translates to MDTNSNQIRGRFARFGAAMIGFARRMTRDEGGASAVFFAVALLMLTPMTLGLVDVYISTTQRGQLQDALDTATLYAARSSATTTAEIDTIGDAALRANLVLPEGESIVESNFVLDGIKVVSTAAVTPPGISPQIWNQQNLRATSEVVRNSNHVEVALVLDTTGSMSGQKLTDMKTAAKELVDIVVQDIQTPYYSKMAIVPYSMAVNVGSYANAVRGTPKSGTNPTGGTNTSPPYSKFKFTKNDGTVLTNTNAWPINTCVSERTGANAYTDVAPATALVGHNYQASTSTCTAVSAIEPLSTNKTTLKNKINGFTATGVTAGHIGLAWGWYMVSPNFASLWPTASRPAAYGTDDLLKVVILMTDGEFNTQYCKGVVSRDSSGTTNGEEINCNATNGSAFTQAKTLCTNMKAQGVIVYTVGFALGGNPSAVDVMNSCATDAKHVYLPGSGAALKDAFRAIGQDINSLRLAK, encoded by the coding sequence GTGGACACGAATTCGAACCAAATCCGCGGGCGTTTCGCCCGCTTCGGCGCGGCCATGATCGGCTTCGCCCGACGCATGACCCGCGACGAGGGCGGCGCTTCGGCGGTGTTCTTCGCCGTGGCCCTGCTGATGCTCACCCCGATGACGCTCGGCCTGGTCGACGTCTACATCAGCACCACCCAGCGCGGACAGCTGCAGGACGCCCTCGACACCGCCACGCTCTATGCGGCCCGATCCTCGGCCACCACCACGGCCGAGATCGACACGATCGGCGACGCGGCTCTGCGCGCCAACCTGGTCCTGCCCGAGGGCGAGAGCATCGTCGAATCCAACTTCGTGCTGGACGGGATCAAGGTGGTCAGCACCGCGGCCGTAACCCCGCCGGGCATCTCACCGCAGATCTGGAACCAGCAGAACCTGCGGGCCACATCCGAGGTGGTCCGCAACTCGAACCACGTCGAGGTCGCCCTGGTGCTCGACACCACCGGCTCGATGAGCGGCCAGAAGCTGACCGATATGAAGACCGCGGCCAAGGAACTGGTCGACATCGTCGTCCAGGACATCCAGACGCCCTACTATTCCAAGATGGCCATCGTCCCCTACTCGATGGCGGTCAATGTCGGCAGCTACGCCAACGCCGTGCGGGGCACGCCGAAGTCGGGCACGAACCCGACCGGCGGCACCAACACCTCGCCGCCCTATTCGAAGTTCAAGTTCACCAAGAACGACGGCACGGTGCTGACCAACACCAACGCCTGGCCGATCAACACCTGCGTGAGCGAGCGGACGGGCGCCAACGCCTATACCGATGTCGCGCCCGCCACGGCGCTCGTCGGCCACAACTACCAGGCGTCCACCAGCACCTGCACCGCCGTGTCCGCGATCGAGCCGCTGAGCACGAACAAGACGACGCTGAAGAACAAGATCAACGGCTTCACCGCCACCGGCGTGACCGCCGGTCATATCGGCCTGGCCTGGGGCTGGTACATGGTGTCGCCGAACTTCGCCTCTCTGTGGCCGACCGCCAGCAGGCCCGCCGCCTATGGGACCGACGACCTGCTCAAGGTGGTGATCCTGATGACCGACGGCGAGTTCAACACCCAGTACTGCAAGGGTGTGGTCTCCAGGGACTCGAGCGGCACGACCAATGGCGAAGAGATCAATTGCAACGCCACCAACGGCAGCGCCTTCACCCAGGCCAAGACGCTCTGCACCAATATGAAGGCACAGGGGGTGATCGTTTACACCGTCGGCTTCGCGTTGGGCGGCAATCCGAGCGCTGTCGATGTCATGAACTCCTGCGCCACCGACGCGAAGCACGTCTACCTGCCCGGCAGCGGCGCGGCCTTGAAGGACGCCTTCAGGGCCATCGGCCAGGACATCAACTCCCTGCGCCTGGCGAAATAA